In a genomic window of Thermodesulfobacteriota bacterium:
- a CDS encoding PIN domain-containing protein: protein MPNKIFVDTSFVIALVNRNDQYHEAAIRLSHNLESAALLTSSGVLLEIGNGLAKRYRDSAIEIIDLFLSADNIEIIAIDEKLFIAGLMNYKKYSDKNWGLVDCISFAIMREHGIEEVLTFDYDFEQAGFTVLHD, encoded by the coding sequence ATGCCGAATAAGATCTTTGTCGATACCTCCTTCGTAATCGCCCTTGTAAACCGGAACGATCAGTATCACGAAGCGGCAATACGTCTGTCGCACAACCTGGAAAGCGCGGCCCTGCTAACCAGCAGCGGAGTGCTGCTCGAAATTGGAAACGGGCTCGCCAAGAGATACAGGGATAGCGCTATTGAAATAATCGATTTATTTCTAAGCGCCGACAATATAGAGATTATCGCAATCGACGAAAAATTGTTTATCGCCGGGCTCATGAACTATAAGAAATATTCGGATAAGAATTGGGGCCTAGTCGATTGCATATCGTTTGCTATCATGCGTGAACATGGCATCGAAGAGGTCCTGACGTTCGACTACGATTTCGAACAGGCAGGCTTCACTGTATTGCATGACTGA
- a CDS encoding FRG domain-containing protein has protein sequence MTESTYKQREIKSIVDYVALVMEQKSEAEKLGNMSDLLFRGQRRDWELLPRLGRLSLRGEINNIEKLILEEFKRTSLPLTEFKPENDWDVLALAQHHGLPTRLLDWTYSALAGLWFAVNETPSKDKNGKEEPGVVWILKAQVEDFKLETSDTNPLSNYTTKIYRSKIVSRRISAQSGVFTVHKINSNGKMIKLHKHSKYSSKLLKIMILPQYFSKLRKDLNILGVNSSMVFPDLDGLCKHLKWRYSYFDDESKKDKDETQLVY, from the coding sequence ATGACTGAATCTACTTACAAACAGAGGGAAATAAAGTCTATTGTAGACTATGTTGCATTGGTAATGGAACAAAAATCCGAAGCAGAGAAATTAGGTAATATGTCCGACCTTCTATTTCGCGGACAAAGAAGAGATTGGGAATTACTGCCGAGATTAGGACGACTGTCATTACGGGGTGAAATCAATAATATTGAAAAGTTAATCCTTGAAGAATTCAAACGTACAAGTTTACCTTTGACAGAATTCAAACCAGAAAATGACTGGGATGTTTTAGCTCTAGCACAACATCATGGATTACCCACTAGGCTTTTAGACTGGACCTACAGCGCTTTAGCAGGACTTTGGTTTGCCGTCAATGAAACTCCATCAAAAGACAAGAATGGGAAAGAAGAACCAGGAGTTGTCTGGATACTCAAAGCTCAAGTTGAAGATTTCAAATTGGAAACATCTGATACAAACCCACTTTCAAATTATACGACAAAGATTTATCGATCGAAAATTGTAAGTCGAAGAATTTCAGCCCAAAGTGGTGTATTCACTGTCCATAAAATTAATAGCAATGGAAAAATGATTAAACTACATAAACACAGCAAATATTCTTCAAAACTACTGAAGATTATGATCCTGCCACAATATTTTTCTAAGCTCAGAAAAGATTTGAATATCTTAGGAGTTAATAGCTCGATGGTATTTCCGGATTTGGATGGGCTATGCAAACATTTAAAATGGAGATATTCATATTTTGATGATGAAAGCAAAAAAGATAAAGATGAAACACAGCTTGTATATTAA
- a CDS encoding proline--tRNA ligase produces MRYSNYFIPTLKEDPSDAEVVSQKLMIRAGMIRKVAAGVYNYLPLGLRCITKVENIVREEMNRAGAIEILMPAVVPAELWKESGRWDYYGKELLRFKDRAEREFCIGPTHEEVVTDIVRRDVSSYKQLPVNLYQIQTKFRDEIRPRFGVMRAREFIMKDAYSFDASVEGAEKSYQLMYDAYTRIFERCGLEFRAVLADTGNIGGSFSHEFMVLAPTGEDVVMSCGKCGYAANLELAEIDWHTEGVKTPDGSKTMEEVHTPNLKTVEEVAKFLSVKPSDLIKTMIVEADGTAMAALVRGDAELSLTKLRKALGAEIVELATPDRIREVTGGTMGFSGPVGLKIRVIADKSVSAMGPSVTGANKGDYHLVNVVLGRDYDVKEFADIRVAADGDRCPQCKEGTLVSTRGIEVGHVFMLGTKYSEAMNATFVDQDGKEKPFIMGCYGIGIGRTVAAAIEQNHDESGMIWPPALAPFQVTVLPLKVKDPEIMAASEKIYEEIKAKGYEAIIDDRDVGPGFKFKDAELIGIPVQVAVGPRTIKEGEAELKIRRTGGSRNVKLEEVVKEVEPLLS; encoded by the coding sequence GTGAGATACTCGAACTACTTCATACCGACACTGAAAGAAGACCCTTCCGACGCCGAGGTCGTGAGCCAGAAGCTCATGATACGCGCGGGGATGATAAGGAAGGTCGCGGCAGGCGTTTACAACTACCTCCCCCTCGGCCTCCGGTGCATCACCAAGGTCGAGAACATCGTCCGCGAGGAGATGAACAGGGCGGGGGCCATCGAGATACTGATGCCCGCCGTCGTCCCGGCCGAGCTCTGGAAAGAGAGCGGGCGCTGGGATTACTACGGCAAGGAGCTCCTCCGCTTCAAGGACAGGGCCGAGCGCGAATTCTGCATCGGGCCGACGCACGAAGAGGTCGTGACGGACATCGTCAGGCGCGACGTCAGCTCCTACAAGCAGCTCCCGGTCAACCTCTACCAGATACAAACAAAATTCCGCGACGAGATACGCCCCCGCTTCGGCGTCATGCGCGCACGCGAGTTCATAATGAAGGACGCCTACAGCTTCGACGCTTCCGTCGAAGGCGCGGAGAAATCCTATCAGCTCATGTACGACGCCTACACGCGCATATTCGAAAGGTGCGGTCTCGAGTTCAGGGCCGTTCTCGCCGACACGGGCAACATAGGCGGCAGCTTCTCGCACGAGTTCATGGTGCTGGCCCCTACGGGCGAGGACGTCGTGATGAGCTGCGGCAAGTGCGGTTACGCCGCCAACCTCGAGCTGGCCGAGATAGACTGGCACACAGAGGGCGTAAAGACGCCCGACGGCTCCAAGACTATGGAAGAAGTCCACACGCCAAACCTCAAGACAGTCGAGGAAGTGGCGAAATTCCTCAGCGTAAAACCGTCCGACCTCATCAAGACGATGATAGTCGAGGCCGACGGCACGGCAATGGCCGCCCTCGTAAGGGGCGACGCCGAGCTCAGCCTCACGAAGCTCCGGAAGGCCCTCGGGGCCGAGATCGTCGAGCTCGCCACGCCCGACAGGATTCGCGAGGTCACGGGCGGTACGATGGGATTCAGCGGCCCGGTCGGGCTAAAGATTCGCGTCATCGCCGACAAGTCCGTCTCGGCCATGGGCCCGTCCGTCACGGGCGCTAACAAGGGCGACTACCACCTCGTAAACGTCGTCCTCGGGAGGGACTACGACGTAAAGGAATTCGCCGACATCAGGGTGGCGGCCGACGGCGACAGGTGCCCCCAGTGCAAGGAAGGCACCCTCGTTTCGACGCGGGGCATCGAGGTCGGTCACGTGTTCATGCTCGGCACGAAATATTCCGAGGCCATGAACGCGACGTTCGTCGATCAGGACGGCAAGGAAAAACCGTTCATCATGGGCTGCTACGGCATAGGCATCGGAAGGACAGTGGCGGCAGCCATCGAGCAGAACCACGACGAGAGCGGCATGATATGGCCGCCGGCGCTCGCCCCGTTCCAGGTGACGGTGCTTCCGCTCAAGGTGAAGGACCCGGAGATCATGGCCGCCTCCGAAAAGATTTACGAAGAGATCAAAGCGAAAGGCTACGAAGCCATAATCGACGACAGGGACGTCGGCCCCGGGTTTAAGTTCAAGGACGCCGAGCTCATAGGCATACCCGTGCAGGTGGCGGTCGGCCCGAGGACGATAAAGGAAGGCGAGGCCGAGCTTAAAATCAGGAGAACAGGCGGGTCGCGGAACGTGAAGCTCGAAGAAGTCGTAAAGGAAGTAGAACCGCTGCTCTCGTAG
- the pyrF gene encoding orotidine-5'-phosphate decarboxylase, which yields MSRPELKPHERIILALDFSELRIAKVWVENLRHRIKTFKVGPILFLDEGPIGIKEFRDMGAEVFLDLKFHDIPSTVEHSARQAVRYGVSMFTIHALGGLDMMKAAEEAAADEAEKHHRKKPLILAVTVLTSHDDESLKGIGIDSTTRDQVLRLAALADKAGVGGLVCSGMEVEMLRKEFGDRFTLVTPGIRPGTASHDQKRVTTPAAAVAAGSDYLVIGRAITEAENPIEVVDSIVSSIS from the coding sequence ATGTCTAGGCCCGAACTGAAACCCCACGAACGGATCATCCTCGCGCTCGATTTCTCCGAGCTCAGGATTGCCAAGGTCTGGGTCGAGAACCTCCGCCACAGGATAAAGACGTTCAAGGTCGGCCCTATACTCTTCCTCGACGAAGGCCCCATCGGAATAAAGGAGTTCCGCGACATGGGCGCGGAAGTATTCCTCGACCTCAAGTTCCACGACATCCCGTCCACCGTCGAGCACTCCGCCCGCCAGGCCGTCCGCTACGGCGTCAGCATGTTCACGATTCACGCCCTCGGCGGGCTCGACATGATGAAGGCCGCGGAAGAAGCAGCCGCCGACGAGGCCGAAAAGCACCATAGAAAAAAGCCGCTCATCCTCGCCGTAACGGTGCTGACGAGCCACGACGACGAGAGCCTGAAAGGTATCGGGATTGACTCCACCACGAGGGACCAGGTTCTCCGGCTCGCCGCGCTGGCCGACAAGGCCGGGGTAGGGGGGCTCGTCTGCTCCGGTATGGAGGTCGAGATGCTGCGGAAGGAATTCGGCGACAGGTTCACGCTCGTCACCCCAGGCATACGCCCGGGCACGGCGTCACACGACCAGAAGCGCGTCACCACGCCGGCCGCAGCGGTAGCAGCCGGCTCGGATTACCTCGTCATCGGCCGCGCAATCACCGAAGCCGAGAATCCGATAGAAGTCGTAGACTCGATAGTTTCCTCAATCTCCTGA